In the Acetobacterium sp. KB-1 genome, TTATATAGGATCATGTACTTTCTGGCTGTTGATTTTATTTGTTCTGCTGCTTCTTCAGTAAAATGAAGAGCATGATGATTGACAATTTCGGTCAGCTTTTCTTTAGCTAATTCCCAGTCACTTTCGAAGGTAATTAAAACTGAGATTTCATTCCAGATATATTTAAAGCCTTTGGTGTAATTAACGGTGGGATAAACAAAAACATAATGGTTGGGGATATCGACAATCCGTCCGGTGCTCTGTTCTCCAACCTGAATATCGGTGACTTCCATTAGCGAAAATTGAAACAAGCGAATGTCGATCACATCCCCCCGACTATCGCCGATCAGGACGCGTTGACCGATTTCGAAGGGTTTTCGAATCATGATGAAAAACCAGGCTGCTATGTTAGCAAAGAGATCTTTAAGGGCGATTGCAATCCCCGCTGAGAGCAAACCAACATAAGTGGCAATATAAGCTGTATTTTGAGCCCACAAAACCCATAAGATGATCAGATAAACACCTGAAAAAAGGTAATAAATCCGCTTTCTGAAAATATGATAACGACTGTTATCATCGATGTAGCGAAATAAAAGTCGATTGATGATCGTGACAACTAGAATTGTGATGATCAACCATCCGATCGAAAAGATAATATTCAGGGTGTGATTATTTTCAATAAAATAGTTTGTAATTTCATTCATTAATT is a window encoding:
- a CDS encoding mechanosensitive ion channel family protein — its product is MNEITNYFIENNHTLNIIFSIGWLIITILVVTIINRLLFRYIDDNSRYHIFRKRIYYLFSGVYLIILWVLWAQNTAYIATYVGLLSAGIAIALKDLFANIAAWFFIMIRKPFEIGQRVLIGDSRGDVIDIRLFQFSLMEVTDIQVGEQSTGRIVDIPNHYVFVYPTVNYTKGFKYIWNEISVLITFESDWELAKEKLTEIVNHHALHFTEEAAEQIKSTARKYMILYNNLTPIVYTDVKESGVELTLRYLCLPKQRRDTNNDIWEDILRLISDASEIDLAYPTLRHIV